In the Solanum pennellii chromosome 5, SPENNV200 genome, one interval contains:
- the LOC107019860 gene encoding uncharacterized protein At1g66480-like, with protein sequence MKLNMGNIILGRKKSTKVMKIDGQTMKFKTPVYANEVLKNYPSMVLLESEEVKHFGVRAKPLEPQQELKPKRLYFLVELPKLPEENKKSPFRARSAIQMSAKERLETLMLARRSVSDLSIMKPTSMTMSTHEYSSSHTNNSTLDILNSGGPAQGHPTRLKLRLSKAEVEKLMMESKDENEVAQKIMKLCMNNNNGGNEPLMEQSHNNEGIVKKGVKAREKRVGFLPITEGEIQLAEAAS encoded by the exons atgaaattaaatatgGGGAATATTATTCTTggaagaaaaaagagtacaaaGGTGATGAAAATCGATGGACAAACGATGAAATTCAAAACCCCAGTTTATGCAAACGAGGTTTTGAAAAATTATCCATCGATGGTATTATTAGAATCGGAAGAAGTAAAGCATTTCGGAGTTCGAGCAAAGCCATTAGAGCCTCAACAAGAGTTAAAGCCCAAAAGGctttattttcttgttgaaTTACCCAAATTACCCGAAGAGAATAAAAAAAGCCCGTTTAGGGCCCGTTCCGCGATCCAAATGAGCGCGAAGGAACGGCTCGAGACACTAATGCTAGCAAGGAGATCAGTGTCCGACTTGTCAATCATGAAGCCTACTAGTATGACGATGAGTACTCACGAGTACTCATCCAGTCATACAAATAACTCTACTTTAGATATACTCAATAGTGGTGGGCCGGCTCAGGGCCACCCTACGAGACTGAAGTTGAGGTTATCGAAAGCGGAGGTGGAGAAATTGATGATGGAAAGCAAAGATGAGAATGAGGTTGCTCAGAAAATTATGAAACTTTGCATGAATAACAACAATGGTGGAAATGAACCTTTGATGGAACAAAGTCATAATAATGAAGGAATAGTTAAGAAAGGGGTCAAAGCGCGAGAG AAACGTGTAGGGTTCTTGCCAATAACAGAAGGGGAGATCCAATTAGCAGAGGCAgcttcttaa
- the LOC107020839 gene encoding U-box domain-containing protein 11-like, which yields MAGGEATAVAGDHPIATLLRLLHEVSQISIAGFYGKFKKDCTDLARRVTLLAHLFDELNDTNTLLGSSSSSFNSCFSDLSVALQAAKQLLLAANELDPKIHSDVAVKKINFRFQCVTWKLEKALGNFPYDHFDISEEVQEQVELVRAQLRRATEKYGGPVKSNLLSRASSQPLDKEIDLLHSGNSGIGTLHIENIGNIDHEVRPKVGRVPRGSVRNQSYCSRIVQESERIGNSSKLSGVGDPEIFGEDDSPLKSHEESEKSNCPVTPTEFICPISLELMRDPVIVAATGQTYERSYIQQWIDGGHTTCPKTQQQLHNLTLTPNYALRNLIIDWCAKNNIQQPTVFAKGKIKRSDGSFRYVIGEIGAMEVLVRKLSSRSVEDCRAAVAEIRSLSKRSTDNRILIAEAGAIPVLVKLLTSEDTQIQENAVTAVLNLSIFDDNKRIIMLSDAIPSIVQVLRAGSMEAKENAAATIFSLSLGDENKILIGASGAIPALIDLLLTGNTRGKKDAASALFNLCIYQGNKGRAVRAGIIPALLEMLTDSSSCMVDEPLTILSVLANNLEAKEAIAKTSTIPVLIDLLRTGLSRSKENAAAILLSLCKRDSENLSCLCRLGAVIPLTQLTKSGTERAKRKATSLLEHIRKSQQHSTRI from the exons ATGGCCGGCGGAGAAGCCACCGCCGTTGCCGGAGACCACCCTATTGCCACCCTACTCCGGCTACTCCATGAGGTGTCACAGATCTCAATTGCTGGATTTTATGGTAAATTCAAGAAAGATTGTACAGATTTAGCAAGAAGAGTTACACTTTTGGCTCATTTGTTTGATGAGTTAAATGACACAAATACCCTTTTGggttcttcatcttcttcattcaATTCTTGTTTTTCTGATCTCTCTGTTGCTCTTCAAGCTGCAAAACAACTACTTTTAGCAGCTAATGAACTTGATCCCAAGATCCACTCT GATGTCGCAGTGAAGAAAATAAACTTTCGGTTTCAATGTGTTACATGGAAATTGGAGAAAGCCCTTGGTAACTTCCCATATGATCATTTTGACATATCAGAAGAAGTACAAGAGCAG GTTGAATTGGTCAGAGCACAGTTGAGACGAGCCACAGAAAAGTATGGTGGCCCTGTAAAGTCAAACTTATTATCTCGAGCATCGTCACAACCACTGGATAAAGAGATTGATCTACTCCATTCAGGAAATAGTGGAATTGGTACTTTAcatatagaaaatattggcAATATTGATCATGAAGTTAGGCCAAAAGTTGGACGTGTTCCTCGAGGTAGTGTTCGAAACCAAAGTTATTGCAGTCGGATTGTTCAGGAGTCGGAAAGAATAGGAAATTCATCCAAATTGTCTGGGGTTGGTGATCCGGAGATTTTCGGGGAAGATGACTCTCCGCTTAAGAGTCACGAGGAGAGTGAAAAGTCCAACTGTCCTGTAACTCCTACAGAGTTTATTTGCCCTATATCCCTTGAGCTCATGAGGGATCCTGTTATTGTGGCTGCCACAGGGCAG ACTTATGAGAGATCGTACATACAACAATGGATAGATGGCGGCCACACAACATGCCCAAAAACTCAGCAACAGCTCCACAATCTCACGCTTACCCCAAACTATGCTCTGCGAAATCTAATTATTGATTGGTGTGCAAAGAACAATATACAACAGCCTACCGTATTTGCAAAggggaaaataaagagaagtGATGGATCATTTCGCTATGTTATTGGGGAAATAGGAGCTATGGAGGTACTTGTCCGAAAGCTTTCAAGCAGGTCCGTGGAGGATTGCAGGGCTGCAGTAGCCGAGATCCGTTCACTTTCCAAAAGAAGCACGGACAACAGAATTTTGATTGCTGAAGCGGGAGCAATTCCAGTCCTAGTTAAGTTGTTGACATCTGAAGACACGCAAATCCAAGAAAATGCAGTCACTGCCGTTCTTAACCTTTCTATATTCGATGACAACAAAAGGATTATAATGCTATCTGATGCCATTCCTTCTATCGTTCAAGTTCTCAGAGCGGGGAGCATGGAGGCAAAAGAGAATGCAGCCGCAACCATTTTTAGTTTGTCGCTTGGAGACGAGAATAAAATACTAATAGGCGCGTCAGGAGCCATACCAGCTCTCATAGATTTGCTTCTGACAGGAAATACCAGAGGAAAAAAAGACGCTGCATCAGCATTGTTTAATTTGTGCATATATCAAGGAAACAAGGGTCGAGCTGTTCGTGCAGGGATTATACCAGCGCTGCTGGAAATGCTGACGGATTCAAGCAGCTGCATGGTCGATGAACCTTTGACCATTCTTTCCGTCCTAGCTAACAACCTAGAGGCTAAGGAGGCCATAGCAAAAACTAGCACAATCCCAGTATTGATAGATCTTCTTAGGACAGGTCTATCTCGTAGTAAAGAGAATGCAGCTGCCATCTTACTCTCGTTGTGCAAGAGAGATTCCGAGAACCTTTCTTGCCTTTGTAGGCTCGGTGCTGTTATACCTCTTACACAGCTCACAAAGAGTGGCACGGAGAGGGCCAAGAGGAAGGCGACTTCACTGTTGGAGCATATTAGAAAGTCTCAGCAACATAGCACGCGCATTTAG
- the LOC107019895 gene encoding myb-related protein Hv1-like isoform X1, which produces MSKSFYDPNKDKIQEAWSKDDSMANCCSKRTKFSKEEDDLIIRFHALLGDRWSLIAERLPGHSDIEVKNYWDSHLKLKLTKMGIDPMNYRIHEYVHKKNLDFFSSRNKKLFNGEISDAESSA; this is translated from the exons atgagTAAGTCTTTCTATGATCCTAACAAGGATAAAATACAAGAAGCTTGGTCTAAAGATGATA GTATGGCTAATTGTTGTTCTAAAAGGACAAAATTTTCTAAGGAAGAAGATGATCTTATCATCAGGTTTCATGCTCTCCTTGGTGACAG ATGGTCGCTTATAGCAGAAAGATTACCCGGACATAGTGATATTGAAGTGAAGAATTATTGGGACTCccatttaaaattaaaacttacaAAAATGGGAATTGATCCAATGAATTATCGTATACATGAATATGTTCATAAGAAAAATCTCGATTTTTTCTCAtcgagaaataaaaaattattcaatggAGAAATTTCTGATGCTGAAAGTTCTGcataa
- the LOC107019895 gene encoding transcription factor MYB8-like isoform X2, translating to MSKSFYDPNKDKIQEAWSKDDSMANCCSKRTKFSKEEDDLIIRWSLIAERLPGHSDIEVKNYWDSHLKLKLTKMGIDPMNYRIHEYVHKKNLDFFSSRNKKLFNGEISDAESSA from the exons atgagTAAGTCTTTCTATGATCCTAACAAGGATAAAATACAAGAAGCTTGGTCTAAAGATGATA GTATGGCTAATTGTTGTTCTAAAAGGACAAAATTTTCTAAGGAAGAAGATGATCTTATCATCAG ATGGTCGCTTATAGCAGAAAGATTACCCGGACATAGTGATATTGAAGTGAAGAATTATTGGGACTCccatttaaaattaaaacttacaAAAATGGGAATTGATCCAATGAATTATCGTATACATGAATATGTTCATAAGAAAAATCTCGATTTTTTCTCAtcgagaaataaaaaattattcaatggAGAAATTTCTGATGCTGAAAGTTCTGcataa
- the LOC107019057 gene encoding transcription factor MYB3-like, giving the protein MRKPCCDNKEEMHKGAWSKQEDQKLIDYITKHGEGCWRNLPKAAGLLRCGKSCRLRWMNYLNPNLKRGNFSEDEDDLIIKLHALLGNRWSLIAGRLPGRTDNEVKNYWNSHLRRKLIKMGIDPKNHRLSHYLHIKRLELLQENNTRLENVGVISDATSSCANKDQQITSSLLDLNLIP; this is encoded by the exons ATGAGAAAGCCTTGTTGTgataacaaagaagaaatgcATAAAGGAGCTTGGTCTAAACAAGAAGATCAAAAACTCATTGATTATATCACTAAACATGGTGAAGGTTGCTGGAGAAATTTACCTAAAGCTGCTg GTCTGCTTCGTTGTGGAAAAAGTTGTAGGCTAAGATGGATGAATTATCTTAATCCAAATctaaaaagaggaaatttttCTGAGGATGAAGATGATCTAATCATCAAGCTTCATGCTCTCCTTGGCAATAG ATGGTCGCTAATAGCAGGAAGATTGCCAGGAAGAACGGATAATGAAGTGAAGAATTATTGGAATTCTCATTTGAGAAGAAAACTTATAAAAATGGGAATTGATCCAAAAAATCATAGGCTATCTCATTATCTTCACATAAAAAGACTTGAATTACTCCAAGAAAACAACACAAGATTAGAAAATGTTGGAGTAATATCTGATGCTACAAGTTCTTGTGCTAATAAAGATCAACAAATTACAAGTTCATTGCTTGATCTCAATTTAATTCCATAG
- the LOC107020574 gene encoding peptidyl serine alpha-galactosyltransferase isoform X2, with protein MNMKKCNYVLFLARRYPAINKPAGVVHWLKYSKEAENVDWVVILDADMIIRGPIVPWEIGAEKGKPVSAYYGYLIGCDNILAKLHTKHPEFCDKVGGLLAMHIDDLRALAPLWLSKTEEVREDRAHWPTNYTGDIYGTGWISEMYGYSFGAAEVGLRHKINDNLMIYPGYTPREGVEPILMHYGLPFNVGNWSFSKLDHHEDDIVYDCSRLFPEPPYPREITQMESDHNKRRALFLNIECINTMNEGLLLQHAAFKCPKPKWSKYLSFLKSKTFAELSRPKHLTPQSRQMMEIEIHEEVNKEPEKPPPKIEVKIHKEVVNEPEKPHPKIHTIFSTECSSYFDWQTVGLVHSFYKSGQPGNITRLLSCTDEDLKQYKGHDLAPTHYVPSMSRHPLTGDWYPAINKPAAVLHWMNHVKTDAEYIVILDADMIMRGPITPWEFNAGRSRPASTPYDYLIGCDNILAKLHTRHPEACDKVGGVIIMHVDDLRKFALQWLHKTMEVRLDRSHWSKNITGDIYESGWISEMYGYSFGAAELNLRHVISDEILIYPGYVPKPGVNYRVFHYGLEYRVGKWSFDKANWRHTDLVNKCWAKFPDPPDPSSLDQTDNNSLQRDLLSIECATTLNEALRLHHERRKCPDPNTISTPKHDRVNQDRVDETRTNAETRTDAETRTSAETGTNAETRTSAESRTNADTKTDAETRTNAETRADDEIRTNAEARMAVETTTSTKFGGVDEVQAFRHDEMPKNSSQESSQVETSNGTFTSMRFWIMVLWGVSIFGFLGVMSVMLKGRKGLKKRGKGYKSKRRTTYSGFWDTNGQDRHLRNAETA; from the exons ATGAATATGAAGAAATGCAATTATGTTCTTTTTCTCGCAAGAAG GTATCCTGCAATTAACAAACCAGCTGGAGTTGTTCACTGGCTTAAATACAGCAAAGAGGCAGAAAATGTTGATTGGGTTGTCATACTGGACGCAGACATGATCATTCGAGGTCCAATCGTACCATGGGAGATTGGGGCAGAGAAAGGGAAGCCTGTCTCTGCGTATTATGG GTATTTAATTGGATGCGATAATATTCTTGCAAAGCTGCATACAAAGCATCCTGAATTTTGTGACAAGGTTGGTGGGCTATTAGCCATGCATATAGATGATCTTCGAGCTTTGGCACCCCTATGGCTTTCAAAGACTGAAGAAGTACGGGAAGACAGAGCTCACTGGCCAACCAATTATACTGGTGATATCTACGGAACAGGGTGGATCAGTGAGATGTATGGATATTCATTTGGTGCTGCCGAG GTAGGACTCCGGCATAAGATCAATGATAACTTGATGATATACCCTGGCTATACTCCTCGAGAGGGTGTTGAACCTATTCTTATGCATTATGGCTTACCTTTTAATGTTGGAAACTGGTCATTCAGTAAACTAGACCATCATGAAGACGACATTGTCTATGATTGCAGCCGTCTCTTCCCTGAACCTCCTTATCCTCGAGAG ATAACACAGATGGAATCTGATCATAACAAAAGGAGGGCACTGTTTCTGAATATTGAGTGCATTAATACCATGAATGAGGGCCTTTTATTACAGCATGCTGCCTTTAAATGCCCTAAGCCAAAGTGGTCAAAGTATCTTAGTTTTCTAAAGAGTAAAACATTCGCTGAACTAAGTCGGCCAAAACATTTGACTCCCCAAAGTCGACAGATGATGGAGATTGAAATTCATGAAGAAGTTAATAAGGAGCCCGAAAAGCCACCTCCAAAAATTGAGGTTAAAATTCATAAAGAAGTTGTTAATGAGCCTGAAAAGCCACACCCGAAAATCCACACCATTTTCTCTACAGAATGCTCATCTTACTTTGATTGGCAAACAGTGGGGCTTGTGCACAGTTTTTACAAGAGTGGTCAGCCAGGGAACATCACAAGGCTTCTGAGCTGTACCGATGAAGATCTAAAGCAATACAAAGGCCATGATCTAGCTCCCACCCACTATGTACCGTCCATGAGCCGACATCCATTAACTGGAGATTG GTATCCAGCTATCAATAAACCAGCTGCAGTTCTTCATTGGATGAATCATGTGAAGACAGATGCTGAATACATTGTAATTCTTGATGCCGATATGATCATGAGAGGACCAATAACACCATGGGAATTCAATGCAGGCCGCAGTCGACCTGCTTCAACTCCTTATGA CTACCTTATCGGCTGTGACAACATACTGGCAAAGCTCCACACTCGCCATCCTGAAGCTTGTGACAAGGTTGGGGGCGTAATCATTATGCATGTAGATGATCTACGGAAATTTGCGCTTCAGTGGCTGCACAAAACCATGGAGGTCCGGCTTGATAGATCTCATTGGTCCAAGAACATAACAGGAGATATCTATGAATCTGGATGGATTAGTGAGATGTATGGTTACTCATTTGGTGCTGCGGAG TTGAATCTGCGACATGTCATAAGTGACGAGATTCTGATATACCCAGGATATGTTCCTAAGCCCGGTGTTAATTATAGAGTCTTCCACTATGGCTTGGAATATAGGGTTGGTAAGTGGAGTTTTGACAAAGCAAACTGGAGACACACCGACTTGGTTAACAAATGTTGGGCTAAGTTTCCTGATCCTCCTGATCCATCATCACTTGATCAAACTGACAACAATTCCCTACAGCGCGACTTGCTTAGCATAGAATGTGCAACAACGTTGAATGAAGCTCTTCGGTTGCACCACGAGAGGAGAAAATGCCCAGATCCTAACACTATTTCCACACCCAAACATGACAGAGTAAATCAGGACAGAGTCGATGAAACTAGAACCAATGCTGAAACTAGAACTGATGCTGAAACAAGAACCAGTGCTGAAACTGGAACCAATGCTGAAACTAGAACCAGTGCTGAAAGTAGGACCAATGCTGATACTAAAACCGATGCTGAAACTAGAACCAATGCTGAAACTAGAGCCGATGATGAAATTAGAACCAATGCTGAAGCTAGAATGGCTGTTGAAACTACAACTTCAACGAAGTTTGGAGGCGTTGACGAAGTTCAGGCTTTTAGGCACGATGAAATGCCCAAAAATAGTTCTCAGGAATCCTCCCAAGTTGAAACGTCAAACGGAACATTCACTTCCATGAGATTTTGGATCATGGTTTTGTGGGGTGTTTCAATCTTCGGCTTCTTAGGTGTCATGTCCGTCATGCTTAAAGGGCGTAAGGGATTGAAAAAGAGAGGTAAAGGTTACAAGTCCAAGAGAAGAACTACATATTCTGGTTTCTGGGATACAAATGGACAGGACAGACATCTACGCAACGCTGAAACAGCATAG
- the LOC107020574 gene encoding peptidyl serine alpha-galactosyltransferase isoform X1 translates to MMEKKAILVCLVLTLSLISGQEPEKIDTQKAPWRIHTLFSVECQNYFDWQTVGLMHSYRKAQQPGPITRLLSCTEDERKGYRGMELAPTFEVPSMSRHPKTGDWYPAINKPAGVVHWLKYSKEAENVDWVVILDADMIIRGPIVPWEIGAEKGKPVSAYYGYLIGCDNILAKLHTKHPEFCDKVGGLLAMHIDDLRALAPLWLSKTEEVREDRAHWPTNYTGDIYGTGWISEMYGYSFGAAEVGLRHKINDNLMIYPGYTPREGVEPILMHYGLPFNVGNWSFSKLDHHEDDIVYDCSRLFPEPPYPREITQMESDHNKRRALFLNIECINTMNEGLLLQHAAFKCPKPKWSKYLSFLKSKTFAELSRPKHLTPQSRQMMEIEIHEEVNKEPEKPPPKIEVKIHKEVVNEPEKPHPKIHTIFSTECSSYFDWQTVGLVHSFYKSGQPGNITRLLSCTDEDLKQYKGHDLAPTHYVPSMSRHPLTGDWYPAINKPAAVLHWMNHVKTDAEYIVILDADMIMRGPITPWEFNAGRSRPASTPYDYLIGCDNILAKLHTRHPEACDKVGGVIIMHVDDLRKFALQWLHKTMEVRLDRSHWSKNITGDIYESGWISEMYGYSFGAAELNLRHVISDEILIYPGYVPKPGVNYRVFHYGLEYRVGKWSFDKANWRHTDLVNKCWAKFPDPPDPSSLDQTDNNSLQRDLLSIECATTLNEALRLHHERRKCPDPNTISTPKHDRVNQDRVDETRTNAETRTDAETRTSAETGTNAETRTSAESRTNADTKTDAETRTNAETRADDEIRTNAEARMAVETTTSTKFGGVDEVQAFRHDEMPKNSSQESSQVETSNGTFTSMRFWIMVLWGVSIFGFLGVMSVMLKGRKGLKKRGKGYKSKRRTTYSGFWDTNGQDRHLRNAETA, encoded by the exons ATGATGGAGAAAAAAGCAATCTTGGTGTGTTTGGTGCTGACATTGAGTTTAATAAGTGGTCAAGAACCAGAAAAGATTGATACCCAAAAGGCACCATGGAGGATCCACACTTTGTTTTCTGTAGAATGTCAGAATTACTTCGATTGGCAAACGGTTGGACTTATGCATAGTTATAGGAAGGCTCAGCAACCTGGACCTATTACAAGATTGTTGAGCTGTACTGAAGATGAGAGAAAGGGGTATAGAGGGATGGAGCTGGCTCCTACTTTTGAGGTTCCTTCTATGAGTAGACATCCTAAAACTGGTGACTG GTATCCTGCAATTAACAAACCAGCTGGAGTTGTTCACTGGCTTAAATACAGCAAAGAGGCAGAAAATGTTGATTGGGTTGTCATACTGGACGCAGACATGATCATTCGAGGTCCAATCGTACCATGGGAGATTGGGGCAGAGAAAGGGAAGCCTGTCTCTGCGTATTATGG GTATTTAATTGGATGCGATAATATTCTTGCAAAGCTGCATACAAAGCATCCTGAATTTTGTGACAAGGTTGGTGGGCTATTAGCCATGCATATAGATGATCTTCGAGCTTTGGCACCCCTATGGCTTTCAAAGACTGAAGAAGTACGGGAAGACAGAGCTCACTGGCCAACCAATTATACTGGTGATATCTACGGAACAGGGTGGATCAGTGAGATGTATGGATATTCATTTGGTGCTGCCGAG GTAGGACTCCGGCATAAGATCAATGATAACTTGATGATATACCCTGGCTATACTCCTCGAGAGGGTGTTGAACCTATTCTTATGCATTATGGCTTACCTTTTAATGTTGGAAACTGGTCATTCAGTAAACTAGACCATCATGAAGACGACATTGTCTATGATTGCAGCCGTCTCTTCCCTGAACCTCCTTATCCTCGAGAG ATAACACAGATGGAATCTGATCATAACAAAAGGAGGGCACTGTTTCTGAATATTGAGTGCATTAATACCATGAATGAGGGCCTTTTATTACAGCATGCTGCCTTTAAATGCCCTAAGCCAAAGTGGTCAAAGTATCTTAGTTTTCTAAAGAGTAAAACATTCGCTGAACTAAGTCGGCCAAAACATTTGACTCCCCAAAGTCGACAGATGATGGAGATTGAAATTCATGAAGAAGTTAATAAGGAGCCCGAAAAGCCACCTCCAAAAATTGAGGTTAAAATTCATAAAGAAGTTGTTAATGAGCCTGAAAAGCCACACCCGAAAATCCACACCATTTTCTCTACAGAATGCTCATCTTACTTTGATTGGCAAACAGTGGGGCTTGTGCACAGTTTTTACAAGAGTGGTCAGCCAGGGAACATCACAAGGCTTCTGAGCTGTACCGATGAAGATCTAAAGCAATACAAAGGCCATGATCTAGCTCCCACCCACTATGTACCGTCCATGAGCCGACATCCATTAACTGGAGATTG GTATCCAGCTATCAATAAACCAGCTGCAGTTCTTCATTGGATGAATCATGTGAAGACAGATGCTGAATACATTGTAATTCTTGATGCCGATATGATCATGAGAGGACCAATAACACCATGGGAATTCAATGCAGGCCGCAGTCGACCTGCTTCAACTCCTTATGA CTACCTTATCGGCTGTGACAACATACTGGCAAAGCTCCACACTCGCCATCCTGAAGCTTGTGACAAGGTTGGGGGCGTAATCATTATGCATGTAGATGATCTACGGAAATTTGCGCTTCAGTGGCTGCACAAAACCATGGAGGTCCGGCTTGATAGATCTCATTGGTCCAAGAACATAACAGGAGATATCTATGAATCTGGATGGATTAGTGAGATGTATGGTTACTCATTTGGTGCTGCGGAG TTGAATCTGCGACATGTCATAAGTGACGAGATTCTGATATACCCAGGATATGTTCCTAAGCCCGGTGTTAATTATAGAGTCTTCCACTATGGCTTGGAATATAGGGTTGGTAAGTGGAGTTTTGACAAAGCAAACTGGAGACACACCGACTTGGTTAACAAATGTTGGGCTAAGTTTCCTGATCCTCCTGATCCATCATCACTTGATCAAACTGACAACAATTCCCTACAGCGCGACTTGCTTAGCATAGAATGTGCAACAACGTTGAATGAAGCTCTTCGGTTGCACCACGAGAGGAGAAAATGCCCAGATCCTAACACTATTTCCACACCCAAACATGACAGAGTAAATCAGGACAGAGTCGATGAAACTAGAACCAATGCTGAAACTAGAACTGATGCTGAAACAAGAACCAGTGCTGAAACTGGAACCAATGCTGAAACTAGAACCAGTGCTGAAAGTAGGACCAATGCTGATACTAAAACCGATGCTGAAACTAGAACCAATGCTGAAACTAGAGCCGATGATGAAATTAGAACCAATGCTGAAGCTAGAATGGCTGTTGAAACTACAACTTCAACGAAGTTTGGAGGCGTTGACGAAGTTCAGGCTTTTAGGCACGATGAAATGCCCAAAAATAGTTCTCAGGAATCCTCCCAAGTTGAAACGTCAAACGGAACATTCACTTCCATGAGATTTTGGATCATGGTTTTGTGGGGTGTTTCAATCTTCGGCTTCTTAGGTGTCATGTCCGTCATGCTTAAAGGGCGTAAGGGATTGAAAAAGAGAGGTAAAGGTTACAAGTCCAAGAGAAGAACTACATATTCTGGTTTCTGGGATACAAATGGACAGGACAGACATCTACGCAACGCTGAAACAGCATAG
- the LOC107018474 gene encoding uncharacterized protein LOC107018474, which produces MATLGLNLYSASMGHQFIHPKSQYSPSKFRISCSSLFLQNNKFKREYTSVMIVPTGVGAAIGGYAGDALPVARALSSVVDCLISHPNVLNAAMLYWPMPNALYVEGYALDRFAEGLWALQPVHQNRVGLVFDAGIEEELLMRHLQVVDATRASLGLPIVGYTVTDTPLLVEKWVDPTSGQSTGRIQRPDSLLRAVENLRNECKVDAVAVVARFPDDDTEDLDDYRQGVGIDLLAGVEAVISHLVVKNFQIPCAHAPAVLPPQLNMAVCPKSAAEEIGFTFLPCVLAGLSTAPQYLVKANNYSDNCIVAGDVDSVILPIDACRGDGALAFANRKRNKPLIIAVEENQTVLNDTPDSLGIEAVKVSNYWEAIGVIAAHKAGIDPNSLRRNRINNITPTTFVPSNGYAKSSIKSFV; this is translated from the exons ATGGCTACATTAGGCCTCAATCTTTACTCAGCTTCAATGGGTCATCAATTTATTCACCCAAAATCCCAATATTCACCTTCTAAGTTCAGAATTTCATGTTCCAGCTTGTTCTTGCAAAATAACAAG TTTAAGAGGGAGTATACAAGTGTGATGATAGTGCCTACTGGTGTTGGAGCAGCTATTGGTGGCTATGCTGGTGATGCTTTGCCTGTTGCTCGAGCACTTTCCTCTGTTGTTGACTGCCTTATTTCTCATCCTAAT GTTCTTAATGCAGCAATGCTGTACTGGCCCATGCCAAATGCACTCTATGTTGAAGGCTATGCACTTGATCGATTTGCTGAAGGTCTCTGGGCACTGCAACCAGTTCATCAAAATAGG GTAGGACTAGTTTTTGATGCTGGGATAGAGGAAGAGCTTCTTATGCGCCACCTACAAGTGGTTGATGCAACAAGAGCTTCTCTTGGATTGCCAATAGTGGGATACACTGTAACTGACACCCCTTTACTG GTGGAGAAATGGGTTGATCCAACAAGTGGCCAATCAACAGGGAGGATTCAGCGTCCAGATTCACTACTGAGAGCTGTGGAGAACTTGCGAAATGAGTGTAAGGTAGATGCAGTTGCGGTTGTGGCACGCTTTCCAGACGATGATACAGAAGACTTGGATGATTATCGACAAGGAGTg GGAATAGATCTTTTGGCAGGTGTGGAGGCTGTTATAAGTCACTTAGTGGTGAAGAATTTTCAGATTCCTTGCGCACATGCTCCTGCAGTATTGCCTCCTCAATTAAACATGGCAGTGTGCCCAAAATCAGCTGCTGAAGAG ATAGGATTTACATTCTTGCCGTGTGTCCTTGCTGGGCTTAGCACTGCACCACAGTATTTGGTCAAGGCCAATAATTATTCAGACAACTGCATTGTAGCTGGTGACGTTGACAGTGTGATTCTACCAATTGATGCTTGTCGTGGAGATGGTGCTCTTGCATTTGCCAATCGTAAAAGAAACAAG CCTCTTATAATTGCTGTTGAAGAGAATCAAACAGTTCTGAATGATACACCAGACTCACTTGGTATTGAAGCT GTGAAGGTGTCAAACTACTGGGAAGCAATAGGTGTAATTGCAGCTCACAAGGCAGGAATAGATCCAAATTCTCTTAGAAGGAATAGAATCAACAACATAACACCAACTACTTTTGTTCCTTCAAATGGTTATGCTAAATCAAGTATCAAATCATTTGTTTGA